aaaaatagaGAGAGTGCTTTCAGGGGCGGAACCAGAAATCTAACATGGGGgaccaaaataaataaaagtagaAAATATACCGATTTATTTGAGATGTGCACGCCTTTCTTTGAtcaaataaaaagaatcaatGATCTCCTCGGCAGAAATGGTCACCGCAATCTCCTTTTCAATATACACTATCAAATAATCCCTAAGAAATTCATCTTCCATTCGATTGCGAAGACTTGTTTTCACAATTTTCATAGCAGAAAAAACTCGTTCAGATGTTGCAGTAGATGCTGTAAGAGTCAAGACAAGCCTTAATAGTCTATCAACTAATGGATACATGTCAGCTTTCCCTGTGGTTACCAATCCATGACATAAATCACCAAGAGTAGACAGATTCTTCAAATCTGGATGAACCGGAACATCTAACCCATTATTTTGTAGTTCACACTGTAGATGGATTTTTCATCTCCCAAAAaatcttgttagatatatttgataatgtcatggctaatatgttttatgtttagctttcagatcttacgtgaacag
This sequence is a window from Apium graveolens cultivar Ventura chromosome 9, ASM990537v1, whole genome shotgun sequence. Protein-coding genes within it:
- the LOC141685692 gene encoding uncharacterized protein LOC141685692, with translation MVTMEHHYRVEIFTAAIDQQLHELNNIFSEQMTELLILSASLNLRDGYRSFNIENICKLAEKFYPEDLLGKADMYPLVDRLLRLVLTLTASTATSERVFSAMKIVKTSLRNRMEDEFLRDYLIVYIEKEIAVTISAEEIIDSFYLIKERRAHLK